The DNA region gttaatattttttttatttaaataatttattatatattatttattttgttcatattttaattatacatatatgaacattcatttttaaaaatatatatatttatgacgctatatataaataataatattaataattattcaaaGTATTTGTATTTCAGTATGCAACAATGTCGTGTacaaaaatttatatatatatatatatatatatagaaatcaattattttatttaaacagttataaataatttttataatatatatagattttttttttttttttatcttattaaagattaaatatataattcttcgctttatttgtttcaaataacataatatacataaataaaaaaataaggTTAATGCTAATGATTCCTTAAAATGTTTCCttatagaatatattatcagAAAATTTTTGTCTTAACGaaacaaaaattttatttttacattatGCAAGTGTGATTAAGATTTGActtatgaatatatatgatatgataatagaaatattaaaaggaacatatttataaaatataaatattatattatattatatatataacaaatatatgaatattttatatataaacatatatttcattatatatatgaatgatTATTTAGGAAAATATTGTCGttcatataattctttttgtaaatgattaaaaaaaaaaaattggacatatttttttaatataataagatgttatttttgatggatataaatatataaataaatatatatatatatatatataataactaGCGAATATAATTAGTTAAATAAAAtctataaaataaaattaaataaaaattttattaaaaaaaaattatatatatatatatatgtgttcatattatttcaatataatatccttaatatatgtaatattttcatatatagAACATAAATGAacatttcttttttttaatctttataattattttttttttcaaatataatataaaaacttTTCTGTTttaacattttataaagTTCCAAATGgttataaaatatatatatatatatatatatattatatgtttttattattatttttttttatttttacaaagtagaaatttaatttatttttgttcGTTCAAATTTGcaaaaaagaagaaaaattaaataattaaaagaaagtatataaataactaatataataatttattttatcatatatttcttttattgtatacacataaatgtatgttaacattttttgtttatttacatttagAATGGAcaatattaaatattttcgaatctattaattttttttataaattgtattatgtgtataaattattttaaatttaattcaagtataaaatatatatttttttttctttagatttaatatacaatttttttttttttttttttttctgtatGAATATTTGTGTGCATggtatataattatgtaaaatatatatattataaatatataatatatatgtgcaacaaaatttatataatatatatatatattttattttgtactaaataactatatatatggaaaCATGGAAACAAGGATTTATATTCTTTGGTAATACACTTAACTTTTGAGGATGCTTTAAAagaacataataaaaaaaatacatatattacatatatatatatatatatatatatatataccatttatatatatatgtgagaataaaaacttttaaatatatcatcCAATGAATCTTTTAATGACCAGTttgattttatatttatttttatttaatattttgtagTATCCttaaatgtaatatatatatatatatatatatatatatattttttatttcaaatattttatgtaatataataaaaatacataaagGCAAAATAATTCAGTAcaagaaaaagaaatgatatcaaacatatttttttatgaataattaaaataatattatatacgAATCTTTGTATCTGACAgatttaataataacagggaaaaaataaaataaaatgttatatatgAAGGAAACAGATTtgttattaaaatttttgaaatatggaaataagaatattattagtaaaaataatttaaatataaatggGAAATGTCCAAATATGCAATCTTTTTGTACGTACGTATTAgataataagaatattatGAGAAATAGTTTTATGGATAAAGGAATGTCTACTTTTTGTAATAAAACTAGTTActtaataaaaaaggatataggtaaatatttttttacaagTACATCAAGAGttcattttaatatgaCGACTAAAGATATTTCTAATAATAGTATTACAAGAGGGTATTCAAAAGAAGTTTCCATATTTGAAAATCCAAATGTCTTAATTCTTTTTGATAAGAATAGCCGTGAAACTATAGGACAAAGAATATATAGGTATTTGGATATAACTGGATTTTTAAcaagatataataatagaaaaGAATGGTTATTAGATTTAGATCCATATACAAGATTATCAACAGTTATGTTAACAGAATATGAAAGAAAATTAATGatctttttaaaatttcatgtatatttattatttgttatatgtatgtatttatgGTATCATGCACAAGTACATTTTACTATGAAACCTCCTTGCCCAAAACCTATAGCTTATGGACATATGGATGGAAGAAAAAGAGATTTTACTTGGCATggaaaattattttttatttatccAAAAATGAGATGTAAAGAATGTCGTTGGCTAGATATTCAATGTAAAAAAGAATGTTTCGAAAAATTGAAATTAGAAGGACATAAAttcattataaataatggAGATCCATTATCTGTTCCCAAAACGGTTTTATATCCATCacattttaaataaaaattgaatacttttatattatttttttacaataattttatatgtatgtatatatttcaataaacttataaaaacatatatatatatatatatttcttttttttaatatgaataattttatattatataaagaaaactaataaaaatgaacccatatatatatataattaattttaatgaataagtttatatttatatccttcatatataataacatattataaatactTTAAATTCTTACTTTGTATACTAAAACAAGtttgatataataatatatatatatatatatatatatatatatatatatatatatatatatatatatatatatataatatatataattttttatatatataaaaatttatatatatttttttttttttttttttatatatatatatatatattttatattaaatttNNNNNNNNNNNNNNNNNNNNNNNNNNNNNNNNNNNNNNNNNNNNNNNNNNNNNNNNNNNNNNNNNNNNNNNNNNNNNNNNNNNNNNNNNNNNNNNNNNNNNNNNNNNNNNNNNNNNNNNNNNNNNNNNNNNNNNNNNNNNNNNNNNNNNNNNNNNNNNNNNNNNNNNNNNNNNNNNNNNNNNNNNNNNNNNNNNNNNNNNNNNNNNNNNNNNNNNNNNNNNNNNNNNNNNNNNNNNNNNNNNNNNNNNNNNNNNNNNNNNNNNNNNNNNNNNNNNNNNNNNNNNNNNNNNNNNNNNNNNNAACTAAAACAAGtttgatataataatatatatatatatatatatatatatatatatatataatgcatattattttttccatggataaaaatttaaataattttattttttttttcttactacacacatatatatgttgtaCATTAACTTATATTccaaatatatattatatatataattttttttttttttttttcatatgtcattacttttttatttattttttttaaaataattgaaatattaaaagacTTGAATATTTCAACATTTTTACGcatatgtaaatattaataatattattgtatttatatatgaaaaaattaaattattaaaaagaaacatTTTGTCACCATATTTgtacattaaaaaaaaaaaaaaaaaaaaaaaagaaaaaaagtaatatatatgaataaagaaaaaataaataattaatttaatattaacTTATCAAAAagatatacatatacatattaatacatatattaatacatatatttatacatatatttatacatataattatatatatgcatatattataaatgtgTTTATAAGAGTGACATTATGGACCTGGagaatgataataattatggTTTATCATTAGATTATGATTCATTACATAAACAATTAGAAGGGCTTCCTTATTACAAGAAAGGATTTAACAAATATGACGTATTTTGTTTTAACGAAGAAAAAGAATTGAATGaattacatttttatgaaaatgaaattaagaaatcatataattattttagCCATTTCGAAAATATTCATAagaatattaaaagaatatatgaattaGACGAGGATACAAAAGAGAAAATATTAGAAACAAATGAGATGACTTATGAAATACTAGATGAAATACACAAGTTAAAGAAAGAACAATATGATATTAGAGTAAAAGAAAAGatgtataataaaattttagAAGAATATAGTTTAAGTCCTTTAAGTTATAGTAATTTAACAGATTTGAAAATATCATTAAATATTGAATTCTTTGAACATTTAAAACAATTTGAATAtacaaaagaaaatattataaaattattaaatgaagaTGGTTCGCAAAAGTTATGTAATTTTTATACTaaacattataataaaataatgattataGCTTGTAGGAAGATTTCtatttacataataaaagaaaataataatttctatcgaagaaataataaaatagttaatttattatactgtaatataaatgaagaatttGTTAAGCGAGAAAAAATGATCCTActgtatataaaaaatttattacctataacaaaattgtcctataaaattattattgaaaatatagaatatttcaatttatgtttaaataattttcttaatttaagaaagaaatatttaaaaattaattatcaaaattatatgtctaataattataaatcTATTAATAAGAAAAACTCATTAGATATTATAGAACCAAGAGAAAAACAtgattttattaaaatgtttaaaaactttttcttatttttatattactttattatattaGAAGATAACTTTCTaaagatatttttttcatttaatttttattttaccAATGAAATTATACCATATATATCAGCAAATATAGACAAtgttcataataatatatataatataatagatactttatttataccatataaatatttcttagATACcaatttaaatatatattcaaaatgTTATGAATCATGTTATGAGCTctttcatattttaaatatatttattcttaaATTAAAGCAAtttcaaaataatgatgaaattaaagatataataaaaaatattatcataaaatatGCACAACGTAATAATGATACTTATGATGCATTAATATGCTATAATTTGTCTAAGAgtaaattatatttaccaaataaaatatctaataataataataataatataaaagagGAAAATATCAAAATGGATATGAATACaaagaaagaaaatgatatgtataatatttctgataataatttgaatGGAACCTATCAAAATATAGGAGACGTGAAAAACAATTATGAATTGGATAAAAATCTGGAAAAattagataataataaaatgcagacaaaaaaaacacaAGATGGACAAGTATCTGAAGTACGTATAGAATCTTCATACATGAATGAAGATAGTAATAAATTTATAGAAGATAGACAAATGAATgtaacaaaaaataatttacatagtgaagaatataaaagtaataataatgataaacCAACCTTAGATATGAAAGATGGAGATAATATTGAATTTTATAACAAATctaatgaagaaaatgtatctgaaaataatgacgaaaaatataacaaaattGTTGAAATGCAGAAGGAGGATAATATCCCATCAAATAATAGttctaaaaataaatctAGTTATTATTTggataatataaaagagaaatataatagtaaaatattaaattatacattaaaaatacaaaaaaatatagagaatgaatttatatctatatgGCAACGTGATGTTGTAAGTTTTTATCTAAACAAAATTaacaaaaatgaaaatacTAACAATTTTGAAGatacattattttatgtaaagaaaatattaaattctttaaaaaatgtatattcaatatataaaatgtatacaTTATATGCAAAAGATATGAAAGAACAAAATTTCCAAAATGTTCTTGATATAACCATAAATCcattaataaataattgtttaaaaaatcaaaattCATTTGTTCATAATCATTATGTATTTATTGTAAATATGTTTACATTTATACAAGAtagtataaaaaatatagaagGAGCATCTAAATATTGTGAACTACTAACCATTATCAtagatgaaaatataaacaaactttttaaaatagaattagaaaatttaaaaataaaattagaACTAGACAAATTAGAAAAGATGGATCAAGAGAATATTAAACAAGATACAGAAGAATTAAAAGCATTTGTAGACAATTTTTACaaatttgttttttctgaaaaatataatattttcattacaattcataaaatactatctgatattataaaggataatataaaaaataaattatttgaatatctacataaagaatatatacTCCTTTATGAAAAACATTCTAATAAATTCAAATTTAATTATACACCAGAGCAAATAAAGTGTATactatataataaatgttaAATCTATATTAAGTTATTTATGTCAAAATGAGTTTcaaaaatgtaataaaaaaaaaaaaaaaattatagaaataataaaataaataaaatattaatataaagCACGAATATAAACAcaaaaacatataaataaaaatatatatatatatatatatatatatatatattttggATCCATTTATAgatttaaattatatatctgtgagaatatataattaatcAGTATAATGCCTGAAAATTATGTTTTCTATATTATGTCacttctttttttttttttttatagttttatatattttttatttccccttgattatatatattctatatattttatataaattttacATTATATGGTTGTAATTTCCAATGATATATCCTTACTTtcttcatataattatagtCCATATTTACCcccatatatatatacatatatatatatatatgtgtgtgtgtacatttatatttcaaattttatctttttacttttcaatttttacattttaatGTTTTAGTTTGTCAATCCTCTTCACTTGATTGATCATGTGATGATGATTCTGATGACttaactttttttttacttaGAAGGAATCCTAAACTTTTAAATACAGTAGTAGCAGATGAAGttttatttgaattatcatttttgttagatataacattttgaattacatttttatcttttGTTAAAATATCTTCATCACTATCATCTTGAACATCATATGATTTTGATAAACATGAGATTCTTGATTTTGTGAAGCCCTCTTTAATTGACCAAgcatatataataacttttttctttttagGTATAATTGGCTTATTATCATggttatataaatgataatttgTTTCATCATTTACTTTATAATGTATAATAGATTCGATAGTTGAACATGTAATAGTAATAGTTAGTTgattgttatttttttcttcttgtAATGTTATAATAGGAGGAAAGCAGACTTTACTATATTTTTGTAGTTGAAATAATTTAGATAAATGTATTTCTTcaatatttacaaaattaAGAAAGTGATAATTTGGGTAATATTCCTGATGCATTATTTTATCGTTTGTGTTATCACATTCAGGTGGTGCACATGTAGTATCTGCAATTTTTTTagaataatttattaattctaATAGATTAACTGAATCTGATTTTTCTTCTAATTGAACACCTTCCATTCTTTTTTGGGCCAATAACCAACTAGTTTCCatcatttcttttatttgtaataaaaaataaaacttTTCTTTATGGcttatattatcaaaatattttttatttatttcatatcTATCATTATCCtttaattttgttttttttacattataagaattatcacatttattatatatatgatttatattcttattattcatatcattattttttaactCATAATCCATCAAGTTTTCATTGTGTATATTTTCAATACCATtaaattgtatataatCTTTAATgtcatattttatattttcttcttgtTCTATTAATTGttcaaaatatttgttatataaaaccTCATTCTCAGGTTTTACTATATCTTTCcatttatttaaataatatttatcgatattttcctttatttttaatactACATTATGGAAAGTTTTTGCTTCATTGATATTATAACATTccatttattttaatgtataataattataataatatatatttatatatgacTACACTcttttacttttttttttttattttaatttagaattctaaaaaaaaaggaatataaaattatatatacttatgTACTTTTTTCGTAAGtacaattaaaaaaaaaaaaaaaaaaaaaaaaaaaaaaaNNNNNNNNNNNNNNNNNNNNNNNNNNNNNNNNNNNNNNNNNNNNNNNNNNNNNNNNNNNNNNNNNNNNNNNNNNNNNNNNNNNNNNNNNNNNNNNNNNNNNNNNNNNNNNNNNNNNNNNNNNNNNNNNNNNNNNNNNNNNNNNNNNNNNNNNNNNNNNNNNNNNNNNNNNNNNNNNNNNNNNNNNNNNNNNNNNNNNNNNNNNNNNNNNNNNNNNNNNNNNNNNNNNNNNNNNNNNNNNNNNNNNNNNNNNNNNNNNNNNNNNNNNNNNNNNNNNNNNNNNNNNNNNNNNNNNNNNNNNNtttttttttttttattttaaattttaaaaaaaaaaaaataaaaaatttttatatatttttttttttttttttaaattaaattaaaaaaaaaaaaaaaaaaaaaaaaaaaaaaaaagatttattcttctatattttgtatagatatatgtttaataattcatattagcaaaaaaatatttaatggaatcattatatatatatatatatatatatatatatatatatatgtgtttttctttttatggtaattaaaaatgtataatattatatattatattcctttttctctttttttttttttttttattttaaatttttttcatatttttttaaatttctttgtttatatatcatcacctaaaaaaaattatattgtTCGTTTTGCATATATCTAATTATAAAAggataatttattttattttttttttttttttttgctttATTTGTTACTTTTTGActacttttttttaatttttgtttttgttgTTCTTTTGTTTTAGTTATTATTCCGTTTAATCAACTGgaaatatatctatatcTACGTATagttaaaaataatgttaaAATGTTGTTCACTTTATGATGTAAGCTAATAGTTattctataaatattaaataatgttAAAATGTTGTTCACTTTATGATGTAAGCTAATAGTTattctataaatattatatatatatatatatatatttaataatacttatttatttttttatatttataaattaaaattttttttacatatttcctttttttctgtaatataaattgtGTTATAATTTAAGCCTTTTAATGTATTTCCATTGGTTtatattgtatttattttaattaatcATGAAATgcttataaaaaataatatatatatatttacatatatgtatgaaGAAAATGTTTTAGTTTAATAgattcatatttatatattcgtataatatttgtttttgtatattttttaaatattaaataaaaaaaaaaaaaaaaagaaaatggAGATATTTCTTCAATTGATAGGATGGCATAGACTTGCTGTTCCATCAAGTTTAAGATTATTCATTAATGGAGATATTACACTTTTTAATTGTGGTGAAAATATTCAACGTTTTTTAAATGAACACAAATTACATTTGGCgagaataaaaaatatatgttttacTAAGATTACTCCAGAAAGTATTGGAGGTTTAATTGGTCTTTTATTAACAatagataatatatcaGATGGTgaaataacaatatatgGTCCTCATCCTATAGAATGTATTGTGAACAGTTTTATGTCAAGCTTTGCAAAAATGAAAAGTACTAAAGTTAAAGTTGTTCAATTTGAATTGAATGTATCATCAGTAATTAATATAAAGGGTAATGTAGTGATTACACCTATATTGATAAATAGggaaaaagaaataataacaGAAAATAGCATTCAACAGGATTATATAACAAACGAAACaaatgttaataataaacGAGTTATAATGCataacaacaataataatgatatgaacaataataatgatatgaacaataataatgatatcaataatattaataacGAAATAAACTTAATTGTGGAGGATAATAAAACATctgaaaataattttacaGAAGAAATGTAttctaataatatgttaaaaaaaaggagATTAAAAATGTCACTTATTGATACAccaaatgataatattaatgatagtattaatgataatattaatgataatattaatgttaatgataatgataatgataatgataatgataagGATAAGGATTCCTTAATTATGAACAGTATAAAACAAACAATTGtgaaggaaaaaaaaaaaaaaaaaggatttcaaaatatttgttACTTAATTGAGTGCCCTCATACACCTGGAAAATTTTATCCAGAAAAAGCCAAACAGCTAAATATTCCA from Plasmodium gaboni strain SY75 chromosome 14, whole genome shotgun sequence includes:
- a CDS encoding hypothetical protein (conserved Plasmodium protein, unknown function), with amino-acid sequence MKETDLLLKFLKYGNKNIISKNNLNINGKCPNMQSFCTYVLDNKNIMRNSFMDKGMSTFCNKTSYLIKKDIGKYFFTSTSRVHFNMTTKDISNNSITRGYSKEVSIFENPNVLILFDKNSRETIGQRIYRYLDITGFLTRYNNRKEWLLDLDPYTRLSTVMLTEYERKLMIFLKFHVYLLFVICMYLWYHAQVHFTMKPPCPKPIAYGHMDGRKRDFTWHGKLFFIYPKMRCKECRWLDIQCKKECFEKLKLEGHKFIINNGDPLSVPKTVLYPSHFK
- a CDS encoding hypothetical protein (conserved Plasmodium protein, unknown function) — translated: MECYNINEAKTFHNVVLKIKENIDKYYLNKWKDIVKPENEVLYNKYFEQLIEQEENIKYDIKDYIQFNGIENIHNENLMDYELKNNDMNNKNINHIYNKCDNSYNVKKTKLKDNDRYEINKKYFDNISHKEKFYFLLQIKEMMETSWLLAQKRMEGVQLEEKSDSVNLLELINYSKKIADTTCAPPECDNTNDKIMHQEYYPNYHFLNFVNIEEIHLSKLFQLQKYSKVCFPPIITLQEEKNNNQLTITITCSTIESIIHYKVNDETNYHLYNHDNKPIIPKKKKVIIYAWSIKEGFTKSRISCLSKSYDVQDDSDEDILTKDKNVIQNVISNKNDNSNKTSSATTVFKSLGFLLSKKKVKSSESSSHDQSSEED
- a CDS encoding hypothetical protein (conserved Plasmodium protein, unknown function) codes for the protein MDLENDNNYGLSLDYDSLHKQLEGLPYYKKGFNKYDVFCFNEEKELNELHFYENEIKKSYNYFSHFENIHKNIKRIYELDEDTKEKILETNEMTYEILDEIHKLKKEQYDIRVKEKMYNKILEEYSLSPLSYSNLTDLKISLNIEFFEHLKQFEYTKENIIKLLNEDGSQKLCNFYTKHYNKIMIIACRKISIYIIKENNNFYRRNNKIVNLLYCNINEEFVKREKMILLYIKNLLPITKLSYKIIIENIEYFNLCLNNFLNLRKKYLKINYQNYMSNNYKSINKKNSLDIIEPREKHDFIKMFKNFFLFLYYFIILEDNFLKIFFSFNFYFTNEIIPYISANIDNVHNNIYNIIDTLFIPYKYFLDTNLNIYSKCYESCYELFHILNIFILKLKQFQNNDEIKDIIKNIIIKYAQRNNDTYDALICYNLSKSKLYLPNKISNNNNNNIKEENIKMDMNTKKENDMYNISDNNLNGTYQNIGDVKNNYELDKNLEKLDNNKMQTKKTQDGQVSEVRIESSYMNEDSNKFIEDRQMNVTKNNLHSEEYKSNNNDKPTLDMKDGDNIEFYNKSNEENVSENNDEKYNKIVEMQKEDNIPSNNSSKNKSSYYLDNIKEKYNSKILNYTLKIQKNIENEFISIWQRDVVSFYLNKINKNENTNNFEDTLFYVKKILNSLKNVYSIYKMYTLYAKDMKEQNFQNVLDITINPLINNCLKNQNSFVHNHYVFIVNMFTFIQDSIKNIEGASKYCELLTIIIDENINKLFKIELENLKIKLELDKLEKMDQENIKQDTEELKAFVDNFYKFVFSEKYNIFITIHKILSDIIKDNIKNKLFEYLHKEYILLYEKHSNKFKFNYTPEQIKCILYNKC